One window of the Macaca thibetana thibetana isolate TM-01 chromosome 1, ASM2454274v1, whole genome shotgun sequence genome contains the following:
- the AURKAIP1 gene encoding aurora kinase A-interacting protein, with protein sequence MLLGRLTSQLLRAVPWAGGRPPWPVSGVLGSRACGPLYSTRPAGPGRAASLPRKGAQLELEEMLVPRKMCVSPLESWLTARCFLPRLDSGTAGPVAPPQSHQCPPSPIGEGAEQGDEGVGDAPQIQCKNVLKIRRRKMNRHKYRKLVKRTRFLRRKIREGRLKRKQIKFEKDLRRIWLKAGLKEAPEGWQTPNIYLRSK encoded by the exons ATGCTCCTGGGGCGCCTGACCTCCCAGCTGCTGAGGGCCGTTCCCTGGGCAG GCGGCCGCCCGCCCTGGCCCGTCTCTGGAGTGCTGGGCAGCCGGGCCTGCGGGCCCCTTTACAGCACACGGCCGGCCGGCCCAGGTAGGGCGGCCTCCCTCCCTCGCAAGGGGGcccagctggagctggaggagaTGCTGGTCCCCAGGAAGATGTGCGTCAGCCCCCTGGAGAGCTGGCTCACGGCCCGCTGCTTCCTGCCCAGACTGGATAGCGGGACCGCAGGCCCCGTGGCTCCACCCCAGTCCCACCAGTGTCCGCCCAGCCCGATAGGGGAAGGGGCCGAGCAGGGGGATGAAGGCGTCGGGGATGCGCCTCAAATTCAGTGCAAAAACGTGCTGAAGATCCGCCGGCGGAAGATGAACCGCCACAAGTACCGGAAGCTGGTGAAGAGGACGCGGTTCCTGCGGAGGAAGATCCGGGAAGGACGCCTGAAACGCAAGCAG ATCAAGTTCGAGAAAGACCTGAGGCGCATCTGGCTGAAGGCGGGGCTGAAGGAAGCCCCCGAAGGCTGGCAGACCCCCAACATCTACCTGCGGAGCAAATGA